A single window of Archangium gephyra DNA harbors:
- a CDS encoding TatD family hydrolase, with protein sequence MPTTLLQLFDAHLHPEALSDQDLESMRFFGVERALVVAHHLPEPTPKALRKHFDDLMLRQLPRLERLGIRAWAALGVHPRCIPRRGLSEVLSSLPDYFRGGRVVALGETGLHSGGIEEEEAFLEQLALARQLKLKVVVHTPVRDKERHTRRILTLLRESGVRPSRVLVDHANGRTVRNILGCGHWAGLTLHPEALKAERAVALVRRLGSERLVLNSDAGDGAGDILGLARVANLLAKAKLSERVVKRVAHDNAARFYRPR encoded by the coding sequence GTGCCCACCACGCTCCTCCAGCTCTTCGACGCGCACCTCCACCCGGAGGCCCTCAGCGACCAGGACCTCGAGTCCATGCGCTTCTTCGGGGTGGAGCGGGCGTTGGTGGTCGCCCACCACCTGCCCGAGCCCACGCCCAAGGCCCTGCGCAAGCACTTCGACGACCTGATGCTCCGGCAGCTGCCCCGCCTGGAGCGGCTGGGCATCCGCGCCTGGGCCGCCCTGGGCGTGCACCCGCGCTGCATCCCCCGCCGCGGCCTGTCCGAGGTGCTCTCCAGCCTCCCGGACTACTTCCGGGGCGGACGCGTGGTGGCCCTGGGCGAGACGGGACTGCACTCGGGCGGCATCGAGGAGGAGGAGGCCTTCCTCGAGCAGCTCGCACTGGCGCGCCAGCTCAAGCTGAAGGTGGTGGTGCACACCCCGGTGCGCGACAAGGAGCGCCACACCCGGCGCATCCTCACCCTGCTGCGCGAGTCCGGCGTCCGGCCCTCGCGCGTGCTGGTGGACCACGCCAACGGCCGCACCGTGCGCAACATCCTCGGCTGTGGGCATTGGGCGGGGCTGACACTGCACCCCGAGGCACTCAAGGCCGAGCGTGCCGTGGCGCTGGTGCGCCGGCTTGGCAGCGAAAGGCTGGTGCTCAACTCGGATGCCGGCGATGGCGCCGGGGACATTCTGGGGCTCGCGCGCGTGGCCAACCTGCTGGCCAAGGCGAAGCTGTCGGAACGAGTGGTGAAGCGCGTGGCTCATGACAACGCCGCGCGCTTCTACCGGCCTCGTTAG
- the ggt gene encoding gamma-glutamyltransferase has translation MAWPAWAARPYRGGAVATAHPVASEAALRMLEKGGNSVDAAVAAAFTLGVVGPYHSGIGGGGFALVHDAKTGGTQVLDFREVAPKGATRDMYLKDGQVVPGLSTDGATSVAVPGAVAGYLELLEKHGKLPRAVVLQPAIDAARNGFWVSPKYQGMATLRRDCLRQDPEASRIFLAKNDKGELDVPPIGHLVRQPELARTLQTLAKSGAKAFYSGPLAQAMADTVKAGGGTLSLEDLKDYKTRAHAPLEGSYRGHRLLTMPPPSAGGLAVVQVLGALERLRPQGLDFREPESLHLYTEAVRRVYVDRVKYLGDPAFVKIPMESLTSSGYIADLAGSIDPKKATPSASLLPPVEGAGGSTLKKPDGTWYDPSSAPEKKNTTHISVIDKDGNAVALTTTVNYAFGSCVVAKGTGILLNDEMDDFAARPGVPNAYGLVTGEANAIAPGKVPLSSMSPTLVFSKEDPKKVMLAVGSPGGSTIPTTVIQVISSVVDQKMDVVRAVGLGRLHHQYLPDELWVDRYGLEPATQAALEAKGHKLRKQEAWGDAEAVYSDPKTNLRYAASDPRNEGAALGQD, from the coding sequence ATGGCGTGGCCCGCGTGGGCGGCGAGGCCGTACCGGGGCGGAGCAGTGGCCACGGCGCACCCGGTGGCGAGCGAGGCCGCGCTGCGGATGCTGGAGAAGGGCGGCAACTCGGTGGACGCGGCGGTGGCGGCGGCCTTCACCCTGGGCGTGGTGGGCCCGTACCACTCGGGCATTGGCGGCGGCGGCTTCGCGCTGGTGCACGACGCGAAGACGGGCGGGACGCAGGTGCTGGACTTCCGCGAGGTGGCGCCCAAGGGGGCCACGCGCGACATGTACCTGAAGGACGGACAGGTGGTGCCAGGGCTGTCCACGGACGGTGCGACGAGCGTGGCGGTGCCCGGCGCGGTGGCCGGCTACCTGGAGCTGCTGGAGAAGCACGGCAAGCTGCCCCGCGCCGTGGTGCTCCAGCCGGCCATCGACGCCGCTCGCAACGGCTTCTGGGTGTCCCCCAAGTACCAGGGCATGGCCACCCTGCGGCGCGACTGCCTGCGGCAGGATCCGGAGGCCTCGCGCATCTTCCTCGCGAAGAACGACAAGGGAGAGCTGGACGTGCCGCCCATCGGCCACCTCGTGCGCCAGCCGGAGCTGGCCCGCACGCTCCAGACGCTCGCGAAGAGCGGCGCCAAGGCCTTCTACTCGGGCCCCCTGGCCCAGGCCATGGCGGACACGGTGAAGGCGGGCGGCGGCACGCTCTCGCTCGAGGATTTGAAGGACTACAAGACGCGCGCCCATGCGCCGTTGGAGGGCAGCTACCGCGGCCACCGCCTCCTCACCATGCCGCCGCCGAGCGCGGGTGGACTCGCGGTGGTGCAGGTGCTCGGCGCGCTGGAGCGGCTGCGCCCCCAGGGCCTGGACTTCCGTGAGCCGGAGTCGCTCCACCTGTACACCGAGGCGGTGCGCCGCGTGTACGTGGACCGGGTGAAGTACCTGGGCGACCCGGCCTTCGTGAAGATCCCCATGGAGAGCCTCACCTCGTCCGGCTACATCGCGGACCTCGCGGGCAGCATCGACCCCAAGAAGGCCACGCCGAGCGCCTCGCTGCTGCCCCCCGTGGAGGGCGCCGGCGGCTCCACGCTCAAGAAGCCGGACGGCACCTGGTACGACCCCTCCAGCGCGCCCGAGAAGAAGAACACCACGCACATCTCCGTCATCGACAAGGACGGCAACGCGGTGGCCCTCACCACCACGGTGAACTACGCCTTCGGCTCGTGTGTCGTCGCCAAGGGCACCGGCATCCTCCTCAACGACGAGATGGACGACTTCGCCGCGCGGCCCGGCGTGCCCAACGCCTACGGGCTGGTGACGGGCGAGGCCAACGCCATCGCCCCGGGCAAGGTGCCCCTGTCCTCCATGTCCCCCACCCTCGTCTTCTCCAAGGAGGACCCCAAGAAGGTGATGCTGGCGGTGGGCAGCCCGGGCGGCTCCACCATCCCCACCACCGTCATCCAGGTCATCTCCAGCGTCGTGGACCAGAAGATGGACGTGGTGCGCGCGGTGGGACTGGGCCGGCTGCACCACCAGTACCTGCCGGATGAGCTGTGGGTGGACCGCTACGGCCTGGAGCCCGCCACGCAGGCGGCGCTGGAGGCCAAGGGCCACAAGCTTCGCAAGCAGGAGGCCTGGGGCGACGCCGAGGCCGTCTACAGCGATCCCAAGACGAACCTGCGCTACGCGGCGAGCGACCCCCGCAACGAGGGCGCCGCCCTCGGCCAGGACTGA
- a CDS encoding amidohydrolase family protein: MDHPDESPACLGPASGWLTSGSSPLPLPALNDEEGPRLPEGLPPVVDAHVHLFPDGVFEAIWRWFDRYGWPIRYKLHTPQVVSFLLSRGVHRVVALHYAHKPGMARFLNAYVAEVARAEPRVLGLATVMPGEEGAADILAEAFAAGLKGVKLHCHVQCFAPDAPALHEVYEACARAGRPLVMHAGREPASPQYKCDVHALCSAERVERVLKDHPGLQLCIPHLGADEFDAYERLLERHDNLWLDTTMAVAGYFPIPVPRRLLEARPERILYGTDFPNLPYAWDRELKQLLALKLGDEVEAGLLGQNALQLFEGC, translated from the coding sequence ATGGATCACCCCGACGAGTCCCCGGCCTGCCTGGGCCCCGCTTCCGGCTGGCTGACGTCTGGAAGCTCGCCACTGCCCCTGCCAGCCTTGAATGACGAGGAGGGGCCCCGGCTGCCCGAGGGGCTGCCACCCGTGGTGGATGCCCACGTCCACCTCTTCCCGGACGGCGTCTTCGAGGCCATCTGGCGCTGGTTCGACCGGTACGGCTGGCCCATCCGCTACAAGCTGCACACGCCCCAGGTGGTGTCCTTCCTGCTGTCCCGCGGGGTGCACCGGGTGGTGGCGCTGCACTACGCCCACAAGCCGGGCATGGCGCGCTTCCTCAATGCCTACGTGGCCGAGGTGGCCCGGGCCGAGCCACGCGTGCTGGGGCTGGCCACCGTGATGCCGGGCGAAGAGGGGGCGGCGGACATCCTGGCCGAGGCCTTCGCGGCGGGTCTCAAGGGCGTGAAGCTGCACTGCCACGTGCAGTGCTTCGCCCCGGACGCGCCCGCGCTGCACGAGGTGTATGAGGCCTGTGCCCGGGCCGGGCGGCCGCTGGTGATGCACGCCGGCCGCGAGCCCGCCAGCCCCCAATACAAGTGCGACGTGCATGCCCTCTGCTCGGCCGAGCGCGTGGAGCGGGTCCTCAAGGACCACCCGGGCCTCCAGCTGTGCATCCCCCACCTGGGCGCGGACGAGTTCGACGCGTACGAGCGGCTCCTGGAGCGCCACGACAACCTCTGGCTGGACACCACCATGGCCGTGGCCGGTTATTTCCCCATTCCGGTGCCCCGCCGCTTGCTGGAAGCCCGACCCGAGCGCATTCTCTACGGCACGGACTTCCCCAACCTGCCCTACGCCTGGGACCGCGAGCTCAAGCAGTTGTTGGCCCTCAAGCTCGGGGACGAGGTGGAGGCGGGCCTCCTGGGGCAGAACGCCCTCCAGCTTTTCGAGGGATGTTGA
- the glmS gene encoding glutamine--fructose-6-phosphate transaminase (isomerizing), translated as MCGIVGYVGDKESAPILVSGLKKLEYRGYDSAGVAVVNRNVLNVVRATGKLKNLENRVQTDVPQGTIGIGHTRWATHGRPSDENAHPHTYGDVAVVHNGIIENHLALKEELRAKGHHFSSETDSEVFAHLISDELKSGLDLPAAVRAAITHVKGTYALAVVTASDPHRIVCTKDASPMVLGLGQGQNFVASDVPALLEHTRDFVYMEEGDLAVITAASVDIYNRSGHKVNRPTRRIDWTPMMAEKGGHKHFMHKEILEQPRAVADTLRGRMLLSEGDVHFEGWNLSPEKVRAITKVTILACGTSWHSGIAGKAMIESLARIPVEVELASEFRYRDPIVEPSHLAIAISQSGETADTLAAFKEAKARGAMSLALCNVIGSAMTREADITILTNAGPEIGVASTKAFTTQLVGLYLLAVKLGRMRGTLTVKAAQEHLTALTEIPKMIEDVLKCETSVKRVAREFMGAQDFLFLGRGPMHPVALEGALKLKEISYIHAEGYAGGEMKHGPIALIDEKMPVVVIAPKQPHVAYEKIIGNIEEVRARGGKVIAIIDEDDAHVASLADHVIRIPAASALLAPVVATIPLQLLAYHVADLRGNDVDQPRNLAKSVTVE; from the coding sequence ATGTGCGGCATTGTTGGGTACGTTGGGGATAAGGAGTCGGCTCCCATCCTGGTGTCCGGGCTGAAGAAGCTCGAGTACCGGGGGTATGACTCCGCTGGCGTGGCGGTGGTGAACCGTAACGTCCTGAACGTGGTGCGGGCCACGGGCAAGCTGAAGAACCTGGAGAACCGCGTCCAGACTGACGTGCCCCAGGGCACCATCGGCATCGGCCACACGCGTTGGGCCACGCACGGGCGTCCCTCGGACGAGAACGCCCACCCGCACACCTACGGTGATGTGGCGGTGGTGCACAACGGCATCATCGAGAACCACCTGGCCCTCAAGGAGGAGCTGCGTGCCAAGGGGCACCACTTCTCCTCCGAGACGGACTCCGAGGTCTTCGCCCACCTCATCTCCGATGAGCTCAAGAGCGGCCTGGACCTCCCCGCGGCGGTGCGCGCGGCCATCACCCACGTGAAGGGCACCTACGCCCTGGCGGTGGTGACGGCCAGCGACCCCCACCGCATCGTCTGCACCAAGGACGCCTCTCCCATGGTGCTCGGCCTGGGCCAGGGACAGAACTTCGTGGCCAGCGACGTGCCGGCGCTGCTCGAGCACACGCGCGACTTCGTCTACATGGAGGAGGGTGACCTGGCCGTCATCACCGCCGCCAGCGTGGACATCTACAACCGCTCGGGCCACAAGGTGAACCGGCCCACCCGCCGCATCGACTGGACGCCGATGATGGCGGAGAAGGGCGGCCACAAGCACTTCATGCACAAGGAGATCCTGGAGCAGCCTCGCGCCGTGGCGGACACGCTGCGCGGCCGCATGCTCCTCTCCGAGGGCGACGTGCACTTCGAGGGCTGGAACCTCAGCCCGGAGAAGGTGCGGGCCATCACCAAGGTGACCATCCTGGCGTGCGGCACCTCGTGGCACTCGGGCATCGCGGGCAAGGCGATGATCGAGTCCCTGGCGCGCATCCCGGTGGAGGTGGAGCTGGCCAGCGAGTTCCGCTACCGCGATCCCATCGTGGAGCCCTCGCACCTGGCCATCGCCATCAGCCAGTCGGGCGAGACGGCGGACACGCTGGCGGCCTTCAAGGAGGCCAAGGCGCGCGGCGCCATGTCGCTCGCGCTGTGCAACGTCATCGGCAGCGCCATGACGCGTGAGGCGGACATCACCATCCTCACCAACGCGGGCCCGGAAATCGGCGTGGCCTCCACCAAGGCCTTCACCACGCAGCTGGTGGGTCTCTACCTGCTGGCGGTGAAGCTCGGCCGCATGCGCGGCACGCTCACCGTCAAGGCGGCGCAGGAGCACCTGACGGCGCTGACCGAGATCCCCAAGATGATCGAGGACGTGCTCAAGTGCGAGACCTCGGTCAAGCGCGTGGCGCGCGAGTTCATGGGCGCCCAGGACTTCCTCTTCCTCGGCCGCGGCCCCATGCACCCGGTGGCGCTCGAGGGCGCGCTCAAGCTCAAGGAGATCTCCTACATCCACGCCGAGGGCTACGCGGGCGGCGAGATGAAGCACGGTCCCATCGCGCTCATCGACGAGAAGATGCCGGTGGTGGTCATCGCGCCCAAGCAGCCGCACGTGGCCTACGAGAAGATCATCGGCAACATCGAGGAGGTGCGGGCGCGCGGCGGCAAGGTCATCGCGATCATCGACGAGGATGACGCGCACGTGGCCTCGCTCGCGGACCATGTCATCCGCATCCCCGCCGCCAGCGCGCTGCTCGCGCCGGTGGTGGCCACCATCCCCCTGCAGCTGCTCGCCTACCACGTGGCGGACCTGCGCGGGAATGACGTGGATCAGCCGCGCAACCTCGCCAAGAGCGTGACGGTCGAGTAG
- the glmU gene encoding bifunctional UDP-N-acetylglucosamine diphosphorylase/glucosamine-1-phosphate N-acetyltransferase GlmU, translated as MTALLAAVVLCAGKGTRMKSEKAKVLHPILGKPICAYPLMRALELGASPVVPVVGHQADEVERSIRAHFPTAPLRFALQKEQRGTADAVRSAESALKDFNGRVLILYGDVPLVRRETLEALSAAHDKSGGVLSLVSTSPADPTGYGRVIREMGKVVRIVEHKDATPEQRQVRECNAGIYLVESSFLWKALANIRSANAQGEFYLTDLVEMAAAQGPVGSIDAEFGETAGVNDRVELAARAKELQARINTWHMRNGVTLTDPATTYIEEGVAIGSDTELAPMVTLSGATVVGRNVTVGQGSVLHASSVADGTTIKPYTVLEEARVGERCILGPFARLRPGTDLAEEVHLGNFVETKKARLGRGSKANHLAYLGDAKIGAKVNVGAGTITCNYDGVNKHVTELGDGVFIGSDTQLVAPVKVGDGAYVGAGTTVTKDVPPGSLAVSRTPQLNMEGWVERKKARMAKSAEAGPSKSDKVSAG; from the coding sequence ATGACAGCTCTTCTGGCGGCGGTGGTGTTGTGCGCGGGCAAGGGCACGCGGATGAAGTCGGAGAAGGCCAAGGTCCTTCACCCCATCCTCGGCAAGCCCATCTGTGCCTATCCCCTCATGCGAGCGCTGGAGCTGGGCGCCTCTCCCGTGGTGCCGGTGGTGGGCCACCAGGCAGACGAGGTGGAGCGCTCCATCCGCGCTCATTTCCCTACCGCGCCCCTGCGCTTCGCGCTCCAGAAGGAGCAGCGGGGCACGGCGGACGCGGTGCGCTCGGCGGAAAGCGCGCTCAAGGACTTCAACGGGCGCGTGCTCATCCTCTACGGGGACGTGCCGCTGGTGCGCCGCGAGACGCTCGAGGCCCTGTCGGCCGCGCACGACAAGAGCGGCGGGGTGCTCTCCCTGGTGTCCACCTCCCCGGCGGATCCCACCGGCTACGGCCGCGTCATCCGCGAGATGGGCAAGGTGGTGCGCATCGTCGAGCACAAGGACGCCACCCCCGAGCAGCGCCAGGTGCGCGAGTGCAACGCCGGCATCTACCTGGTGGAGTCCTCCTTCCTGTGGAAGGCGCTGGCCAACATCCGCAGCGCCAATGCGCAGGGCGAGTTCTACCTGACGGACCTGGTGGAGATGGCCGCGGCCCAGGGCCCGGTGGGCTCCATCGACGCCGAGTTCGGCGAGACGGCCGGCGTGAATGACCGGGTGGAGCTGGCGGCGCGCGCCAAGGAGCTCCAGGCGCGCATCAACACCTGGCACATGCGCAACGGCGTCACCCTGACGGACCCCGCCACCACCTACATCGAGGAGGGCGTGGCCATCGGCTCCGACACGGAGCTCGCCCCCATGGTGACGCTGTCGGGCGCCACGGTGGTCGGCCGCAACGTCACCGTCGGACAGGGCAGCGTCCTGCATGCCTCCTCGGTGGCCGACGGGACGACCATCAAGCCGTACACCGTCCTGGAGGAGGCCCGGGTGGGCGAGCGCTGCATCCTCGGCCCCTTCGCGCGGCTGCGCCCCGGTACGGACCTCGCCGAGGAGGTGCACCTGGGCAACTTCGTGGAGACGAAGAAGGCCCGCCTCGGCCGCGGCTCCAAGGCCAACCACCTGGCCTACCTGGGCGACGCGAAGATCGGCGCCAAGGTCAACGTGGGCGCCGGCACCATCACCTGTAATTACGACGGGGTGAACAAGCACGTCACCGAGCTGGGCGATGGGGTCTTCATCGGTTCGGACACCCAGCTGGTGGCCCCTGTGAAAGTCGGGGACGGTGCGTATGTCGGTGCGGGCACCACGGTGACGAAAGATGTGCCTCCCGGGAGCCTCGCCGTGTCCCGTACGCCACAGCTCAACATGGAAGGCTGGGTGGAGAGGAAGAAGGCGCGCATGGCCAAGTCCGCGGAAGCAGGCCCTTCCAAATCGGACAAGGTCTCCGCGGGTTAG